A single region of the Solwaraspora sp. WMMD791 genome encodes:
- a CDS encoding adenylate/guanylate cyclase domain-containing protein — protein sequence MFTDIEGSTRLARLLGGDYRPMLREHRRLVRRTLSASDGTELFTEGDSFFAAFADAAAALDACRRAQRALAAHDWSAPDAVPRVRMGLHTGYAEPVGGEYTSPEVHRAARIAAAAHGGQVLCSAATARAADPLPADVSLLDLGLHRLRGFDDRERLFQLIAPGLERQFPRPRTADAASHNLPNQISSFIGRRVERRELRRLVAEHRLVTVVGAGGSGKTRLAVEVAAASGAVAAASGEADTASGTAGYPDGVWFVDVATVTDPGLVAFAIAAVFGLRPEPGRPILDTVVEYAAARRLLLVLDTCDAQPAACAEVITRLLTGGRQVRVLATSREPMGVPGEVVWRIPPLSAEPGPAGGPSDAVALLLDRTVAARGGRPLAPAESGQLHRVASRLDGLPLAIELAAARLRVLSVGQLVERLDDVLGVLDAGREEPAGVDRSAGRRHGTLQATVTWSYRTLAPRAARLLRWMSVFAGPVDLATVEWLLDDDPLGPLAVLVDKSMIQAEPAAGDTSYRMLDPIRAYAARRLVEAGEEQSARDRHVDWALHALQRAYLGPDGQPVTLSLYALDPLADELRAALRWSATGGSARRGLQLASGLDQWWRERGLAREGRLWLFRLYGRIAETGEVIPEAELAAAYHMHSQHAGADGEFGEELRFSHRAEAVARQAGDAGLLARVLAGRGASLIDLGQFAEAERVCRDVIDWAAANGVIGDALFAVYSLAELLCRRGALDEAAEVLAGARPAEAARPAERGRRTVDMLLGLVALARADLVAAHDHLVVALRSRMRYGFHRRACDTLNAMAVRCAQGGDPATAARLFGAAQATRAALRSSAGMFGGYWAQEQDRVRAVIGDAAFDAGYAQGSRMSLVEAAALALAVEHPDLTSGARWFGDNPTGLAADSSGLVTDRSGAADRLTGDGGAAG from the coding sequence ATGTTCACCGACATCGAAGGCTCCACCAGGCTGGCCCGCCTGCTCGGCGGCGACTACCGCCCGATGCTGCGCGAGCACCGACGGCTGGTCCGGCGGACGCTGTCCGCCAGCGACGGGACCGAGCTGTTCACCGAGGGCGACTCGTTCTTCGCGGCGTTCGCTGACGCGGCCGCCGCCCTCGACGCCTGCCGCCGGGCCCAGCGGGCGCTCGCCGCGCACGACTGGTCCGCGCCGGATGCCGTCCCCCGGGTCCGGATGGGGCTGCACACCGGGTACGCCGAACCGGTCGGTGGCGAGTACACCAGCCCCGAGGTGCACCGGGCCGCCCGGATCGCAGCGGCGGCGCACGGCGGGCAGGTGCTCTGTTCGGCGGCGACCGCCCGGGCCGCCGACCCGCTGCCGGCCGACGTCTCGCTGCTCGACCTCGGCCTGCACCGGCTCCGTGGCTTCGACGACCGGGAACGTCTGTTCCAGCTGATCGCCCCTGGTCTGGAGCGGCAGTTTCCCCGGCCACGCACCGCCGACGCGGCCAGTCACAACCTGCCGAACCAGATCAGCTCCTTCATCGGTCGGCGGGTCGAGCGCCGGGAGCTGCGACGGCTCGTCGCCGAGCACCGGCTGGTCACCGTGGTCGGTGCCGGTGGTTCCGGGAAGACGCGGCTCGCGGTCGAGGTCGCCGCCGCGTCCGGCGCGGTCGCCGCCGCGTCCGGCGAGGCGGACACCGCGTCCGGCACCGCCGGCTACCCCGACGGTGTCTGGTTCGTCGATGTGGCCACCGTGACCGACCCCGGGCTGGTGGCGTTCGCCATCGCCGCCGTGTTCGGACTGCGTCCGGAGCCGGGGCGGCCGATCCTGGACACGGTCGTCGAGTACGCCGCCGCCCGACGGTTGCTGCTGGTGCTCGACACCTGCGACGCCCAACCGGCGGCCTGCGCCGAGGTGATCACCCGGTTGCTCACCGGCGGTCGTCAGGTCCGGGTGCTGGCCACGAGCCGGGAGCCGATGGGCGTACCGGGGGAGGTGGTGTGGCGGATCCCGCCGCTGTCGGCGGAGCCCGGACCGGCCGGCGGGCCCAGCGACGCCGTCGCATTGTTGCTGGACCGTACGGTGGCCGCCCGGGGCGGCCGGCCGCTGGCACCGGCTGAGTCGGGCCAGCTGCACCGGGTCGCGTCCCGGCTGGACGGGCTGCCGTTGGCGATCGAGCTGGCGGCGGCCCGACTGCGGGTGCTCTCCGTCGGACAGTTGGTGGAGCGGCTCGACGACGTACTGGGGGTGCTGGACGCGGGCCGGGAGGAGCCGGCCGGGGTGGACCGCTCCGCCGGGCGGCGGCACGGCACCCTGCAGGCGACGGTCACCTGGTCCTATCGAACGTTGGCGCCCCGGGCCGCCCGGCTGCTGCGCTGGATGTCCGTCTTCGCCGGCCCGGTCGATCTGGCCACGGTGGAGTGGCTGCTCGACGACGACCCGCTCGGCCCGCTGGCGGTGCTGGTCGACAAGTCGATGATCCAGGCCGAGCCGGCGGCCGGTGACACCAGCTACCGGATGCTCGACCCGATCCGGGCGTACGCCGCCCGACGGCTGGTCGAGGCAGGTGAGGAGCAGTCGGCCCGGGACCGGCATGTCGACTGGGCCCTGCACGCGCTGCAACGGGCCTATCTGGGTCCGGACGGGCAGCCGGTCACGTTGTCGCTGTACGCGTTGGATCCGCTCGCCGACGAGTTGCGGGCGGCGCTGCGGTGGAGCGCCACCGGCGGTAGCGCGCGGCGCGGCCTGCAGCTCGCCAGCGGACTGGACCAGTGGTGGCGGGAGCGCGGGTTGGCCCGGGAGGGTCGGCTGTGGCTGTTCCGGCTGTACGGGCGGATCGCCGAGACCGGTGAGGTGATTCCCGAGGCGGAGCTGGCGGCCGCGTACCACATGCATTCGCAGCATGCCGGCGCGGACGGTGAGTTCGGTGAGGAGCTGCGGTTCTCGCACCGGGCCGAGGCGGTGGCCCGGCAGGCCGGCGACGCGGGCCTGTTGGCCCGGGTGCTGGCCGGTCGGGGTGCCTCGCTGATCGACCTCGGCCAGTTCGCCGAGGCGGAGCGGGTGTGTCGGGACGTCATCGACTGGGCGGCGGCCAACGGGGTGATCGGTGACGCGTTGTTCGCTGTCTACAGCCTGGCGGAACTGCTGTGCCGGCGGGGGGCGCTGGACGAGGCGGCCGAGGTGCTGGCGGGCGCCCGGCCGGCCGAGGCCGCCCGGCCCGCCGAGCGCGGCCGGCGGACCGTCGACATGCTGCTGGGCCTGGTCGCGTTGGCCCGGGCGGACCTGGTCGCCGCCCACGACCACCTGGTGGTCGCGCTGCGGTCCCGGATGCGGTACGGCTTCCACCGGCGGGCCTGCGACACGTTGAACGCGATGGCGGTGCGCTGCGCGCAGGGTGGGGACCCGGCGACGGCGGCCCGGTTGTTCGGTGCCGCGCAGGCGACCCGTGCCGCGTTGCGCAGCAGCGCCGGGATGTTCGGCGGCTACTGGGCGCAGGAGCAGGACCGGGTGCGGGCGGTGATCGGCGATGCCGCCTTCGACGCCGGCTACGCGCAGGGCAGTCGGATGAGCCTGGTCGAGGCGGCGGCACTGGCACTGGCGGTGGAGCATCCGGACCTGACCTCGGGTGCCCGCTGGTTCGGCGACAACCCGACCGGGCTGGCAGCCGACAGCTCCGGACTGGTGACCGACCGCTCCGGGGCGGCCGACCGGTTGACCGGTGACGGGGGCGCCGCCGGCTGA
- a CDS encoding phospholipase — translation MYRRTSALLTAALLGLTAALGIATPASAVPADKPAVLSSWTQTSASSYSAWNSARVNPGPWAAYQFDWSTDYCSSSPDNPLGFDFRLSCHRHDFGYRNYKAIGQFSATNKARVDSAFYEDLKRVCARYSSIVQPACFSLAWTYYQAVRIFGAPIVDAADLRRAERLVPDGQLTTAG, via the coding sequence ATGTACCGTCGCACGTCCGCACTGCTCACCGCCGCACTGCTCGGCCTCACCGCCGCCCTCGGGATCGCCACCCCGGCCAGCGCCGTCCCCGCCGACAAGCCCGCGGTTCTGTCCAGCTGGACCCAGACCAGCGCCAGCAGCTACAGCGCCTGGAACTCGGCCCGGGTCAACCCCGGGCCCTGGGCCGCCTACCAGTTCGACTGGTCCACCGACTACTGCTCGTCCAGCCCGGACAACCCACTCGGCTTCGACTTCCGGCTCTCCTGCCACCGGCACGACTTCGGCTACCGCAACTACAAGGCGATCGGCCAGTTCTCCGCCACCAACAAGGCCCGGGTGGACAGCGCCTTCTACGAGGACCTCAAACGGGTCTGCGCCCGGTACAGCAGCATCGTGCAGCCGGCCTGCTTCAGCCTCGCCTGGACCTACTACCAGGCGGTCCGGATCTTCGGAGCGCCGATCGTCGACGCCGCTGACCTGCGACGCGCCGAGCGGCTCGTTCCGGACGGGCAACTGACGACCGCCGGATAG
- a CDS encoding potassium channel family protein has product MIHFPAVRQGPLKALSLRLFAAVALVFGVVAVVYADRDGYRDANGDGISLLDCFYYAVVSLSTTGYGDIAPISDGARLVNVLIITPARVVFLIILVGTTLEVLTEQYRTNLRLTRWRKKVKDHVIICGYGTKGRSAVSALLENGFDKQHIVVVESSGVALRQATAAGLVAVEGSATRSSVLNEAHVKHAKAVIIATDSDDASVLVTLTARQLTAGKVRIIAAAREAENAALLRQSGAHHVIVSSATAGRLLGLSTSAPPLIDVVEDLLTPGQGMALAMRSANRDEVGLPPRQLNNLVIALIRRGRVVSLAEPDSVEVETGDLLVYVRDDRTSASTPSTS; this is encoded by the coding sequence GTGATTCACTTTCCCGCCGTCCGCCAAGGGCCGTTGAAGGCGTTGAGCCTGCGCCTGTTCGCCGCAGTCGCCCTCGTTTTCGGGGTCGTGGCGGTGGTCTACGCCGACCGCGACGGCTACCGTGACGCCAACGGCGACGGGATCTCGCTGCTCGACTGCTTCTACTACGCGGTCGTCAGCCTCTCCACGACCGGGTACGGCGACATCGCGCCGATCAGCGACGGTGCCCGGTTGGTCAACGTCCTGATCATCACGCCGGCCCGGGTGGTGTTCCTGATCATCCTGGTCGGTACCACGCTGGAGGTGCTCACCGAGCAGTACCGGACGAACCTTCGACTGACCCGGTGGAGAAAGAAAGTGAAGGACCACGTCATCATCTGCGGCTACGGCACCAAGGGCCGCAGCGCCGTGTCGGCCCTGCTGGAGAACGGCTTCGACAAGCAGCACATCGTGGTCGTCGAGAGCAGCGGCGTCGCGCTGCGCCAGGCCACCGCCGCCGGCCTGGTCGCCGTCGAAGGGTCGGCGACCCGCTCGTCGGTCCTCAACGAGGCACACGTCAAGCACGCCAAGGCGGTGATCATCGCCACCGACAGCGACGATGCCTCTGTCCTGGTCACTCTGACGGCCCGCCAACTGACCGCAGGCAAGGTCCGGATCATCGCCGCCGCCCGCGAGGCCGAGAACGCCGCCCTGCTGCGCCAGAGCGGAGCACACCACGTGATCGTGTCGTCCGCCACCGCCGGCCGGCTGCTGGGTCTGTCCACCTCGGCACCGCCGTTGATCGACGTCGTCGAGGATCTGCTCACCCCGGGTCAGGGCATGGCGCTGGCGATGCGCTCGGCCAACCGTGACGAGGTCGGACTGCCGCCCCGACAGCTGAACAACCTGGTGATCGCACTGATCCGGCGCGGCCGGGTGGTGTCCCTGGCCGAGCCGGACAGCGTCGAGGTGGAAACCGGGGACCTGCTCGTCTACGTCCGCGACGACCGGACCTCAGCGAGCACCCCGTCGACCAGCTGA
- a CDS encoding 2-oxoacid:ferredoxin oxidoreductase subunit beta, which translates to MSEPAPNGRAGTGTPVALKLTAKDFKSDQEVRWCPGCGDYAILAAVQSFMPELNIPRERTVFVSGIGCSSRFPYYMNTYGMHSIHGRAPAIATGLSVSRPDLSVWVVTGDGDALSIGGNHLIHALRRNVNLKILLFNNRIYGLTKGQYSPTSELGKVTKSTPVGSADSPFNPLSLALGAEATFVARTIDSDRKHLQSVLRAAAEHNGSAFVEIYQNCNIFNDGAFDQLKEPATRDDYLIRLEHGQPITFGAEGRFCVVHPPGGFGLEVRETAAVPAEEIVVHDATIDEPAYAFALSRLPAADLRNTPIGVFRSVSRPSYDSLIQAQVGAAMAQAEGTPEEQLAGLLRSGDTWSID; encoded by the coding sequence ATGTCTGAGCCCGCTCCCAACGGCCGCGCTGGCACCGGCACACCGGTGGCACTCAAGCTCACCGCCAAGGACTTCAAGTCCGACCAGGAGGTGCGCTGGTGCCCGGGCTGCGGCGACTACGCGATCCTCGCCGCCGTGCAGTCGTTCATGCCCGAGCTGAACATCCCGCGTGAGCGGACCGTCTTCGTCTCCGGCATCGGCTGCTCGTCGCGCTTCCCGTACTACATGAACACGTACGGGATGCACTCGATCCACGGTCGCGCCCCGGCGATCGCCACCGGCCTGTCGGTCTCCCGGCCGGACCTGTCGGTGTGGGTGGTGACCGGCGACGGTGACGCGCTGTCGATCGGCGGCAACCACCTGATCCACGCGCTGCGGCGCAACGTCAACCTGAAGATCCTGCTGTTCAACAACCGGATCTACGGGTTGACCAAGGGCCAGTACTCGCCGACGTCGGAGTTGGGCAAGGTCACCAAGTCGACGCCGGTCGGGTCGGCCGATTCGCCGTTCAACCCGTTGTCGCTGGCGCTGGGGGCCGAGGCGACGTTCGTCGCCCGGACGATCGACTCCGACCGCAAGCACCTGCAGTCGGTGCTGCGGGCCGCCGCCGAGCACAACGGTTCGGCGTTCGTCGAGATCTACCAGAACTGCAACATCTTCAACGACGGTGCCTTCGACCAGCTCAAAGAGCCGGCCACCCGGGACGACTACCTGATCCGGCTGGAGCACGGGCAGCCGATCACCTTCGGTGCCGAGGGCCGGTTCTGCGTGGTCCACCCGCCGGGCGGCTTCGGCCTCGAGGTGCGGGAGACGGCCGCCGTACCGGCCGAGGAGATCGTGGTGCACGACGCGACGATCGACGAGCCGGCGTACGCGTTCGCGCTGTCCCGGCTGCCCGCTGCCGATCTGCGCAACACGCCGATCGGGGTGTTCCGCAGCGTGTCACGGCCCAGCTACGACAGCCTCATCCAGGCGCAGGTCGGTGCGGCGATGGCCCAGGCCGAGGGCACCCCCGAGGAGCAACTGGCCGGGCTGCTGCGCAGCGGTGACACCTGGTCCATCGACTGA
- a CDS encoding 2-oxoacid:acceptor oxidoreductase subunit alpha: MAKQVRQLDRVVIRFAGDSGDGMQLTGDRFTSETAQLGNDISTLPNFPAEIRAPAGTLPGVSSFQVHFADYDILTPGDSPNVLVAMNPAALKANLADLPRGADIIVNTDEFTRRNLAKVGYAANPLEDGSLDGYALHPVALTSMTIGALAELSVSKKDAERAKNMFALGLLSWMYSRPYESTIRFLQRKFAKRPDLVEANIAAFKAGWNFGETTEDFAVRYEVNPARMRPGTYRNITGNAALSLGLVAAGVRAKLPVFLGAYPITPASDILHELSKHKRLGVITMQAEDEIAAVGAALGASYGGALGITTTSGPGVALKGETISLAVALELPLVIVDVQRAGPSTGMPTKTEQADLNMALFGRHGEAPVAVIAPRSPADCFDAAIEAARIALTYRTPVLLLSDNYVANGSEPWLLPEVDSLPDLQVEFATAPNDADGKTFLPYLRDPQTLARPWAIPGTPGLEHRIGGLEKADKTGDISYDPANHDFMVRTRQARIDTIPVPDVEVEDPDGDARTLVLGWGSTYGPIGAACRTLRQRGLPVAQAHLRHLAPLPANLGDVLRAYDRVVIPEMNLGQLAHVIRARYLVDAIGYNQVRGLPFTATELETMLEEVVKNV; the protein is encoded by the coding sequence GTGGCCAAGCAGGTCCGTCAACTGGATCGGGTGGTCATCCGGTTTGCTGGCGACTCCGGCGACGGGATGCAGCTGACCGGTGACCGGTTCACCTCGGAGACCGCTCAGTTGGGCAACGACATCTCCACGTTGCCGAACTTCCCCGCGGAGATCCGGGCACCCGCCGGCACCCTGCCCGGAGTGTCCAGCTTCCAGGTGCACTTCGCCGACTACGACATCCTCACCCCCGGCGACTCGCCGAACGTCCTGGTCGCGATGAACCCGGCGGCGTTGAAAGCCAACCTGGCCGACCTACCGCGCGGGGCGGACATCATCGTCAACACCGACGAGTTCACCCGTCGCAACCTGGCCAAGGTCGGGTACGCGGCGAACCCGCTGGAGGACGGCTCGCTCGACGGCTACGCCCTGCACCCGGTCGCGCTCACCTCGATGACCATCGGCGCGCTCGCCGAGCTGTCGGTGTCGAAGAAGGACGCCGAGCGGGCGAAGAACATGTTCGCGCTGGGTCTGCTCTCGTGGATGTACTCCCGGCCGTACGAGTCCACGATCCGGTTCCTGCAGCGCAAGTTCGCCAAGCGCCCGGACCTGGTCGAGGCGAACATCGCCGCGTTCAAGGCCGGCTGGAACTTCGGCGAGACGACCGAGGACTTCGCGGTGCGCTACGAGGTCAACCCGGCCCGGATGCGCCCCGGCACGTACCGCAACATCACCGGCAACGCCGCACTGTCGCTCGGCCTGGTGGCCGCCGGGGTGCGCGCCAAGCTGCCGGTCTTCCTCGGTGCCTACCCGATCACCCCGGCCTCGGACATCCTGCACGAGCTGAGCAAGCACAAGCGGCTCGGCGTGATCACGATGCAGGCCGAGGACGAGATCGCCGCGGTCGGTGCGGCGCTCGGCGCCTCGTACGGCGGCGCGCTCGGCATCACCACCACGTCCGGCCCCGGGGTGGCCCTCAAGGGCGAGACGATCTCCCTGGCGGTGGCGCTGGAACTGCCGCTGGTCATCGTCGACGTGCAACGAGCCGGCCCGTCGACCGGGATGCCGACCAAGACCGAGCAGGCCGACCTGAACATGGCGTTGTTCGGCCGGCACGGTGAGGCACCGGTCGCGGTGATCGCGCCCCGCTCGCCGGCAGACTGCTTCGACGCGGCGATCGAGGCCGCCCGGATCGCCCTGACCTACCGCACCCCGGTGCTGCTGCTGTCGGACAACTACGTGGCCAACGGCTCCGAGCCGTGGCTGCTGCCGGAGGTCGACTCGCTGCCGGACCTGCAGGTCGAGTTCGCCACCGCGCCCAACGACGCCGACGGCAAGACCTTCCTGCCGTACCTGCGGGATCCGCAGACGCTGGCCCGGCCGTGGGCGATTCCCGGCACGCCCGGCCTGGAGCACCGCATCGGCGGACTGGAGAAGGCCGACAAGACCGGCGACATCTCCTACGACCCGGCCAACCACGACTTCATGGTGCGCACCCGCCAGGCCCGGATCGACACGATCCCGGTGCCCGACGTCGAGGTCGAGGACCCGGACGGCGACGCCCGCACGCTCGTGCTGGGCTGGGGATCGACGTACGGACCGATCGGCGCCGCCTGCCGCACCCTGCGCCAGCGCGGGCTGCCGGTGGCCCAGGCACACCTGCGGCATCTGGCACCGCTGCCGGCCAACCTGGGCGACGTGCTGCGCGCGTACGACCGGGTGGTGATCCCGGAAATGAACCTGGGCCAGTTGGCGCACGTGATCCGGGCCCGGTACCTGGTCGACGCGATCGGCTACAACCAGGTCCGTGGCCTGCCGTTCACCGCCACCGAGCTGGAGACCATGCTGGAAGAGGTCGTGAAGAATGTCTGA
- the ndhC gene encoding NADH-quinone oxidoreductase subunit A: protein MQGYLGSYATLGLLLLVSVAFFVVAYGANRLLRPARPADPVGKRASYECGLDPVGGDWAQAQIRYYVYAFLYVLFAVEAVFLFPWAVIFDRPGFGLVTVAEMGIFVAVLALGILYAWRRNVLRWT, encoded by the coding sequence ATGCAGGGCTACCTCGGCTCGTACGCGACGTTGGGGTTGCTGTTGCTGGTGAGTGTGGCGTTCTTCGTGGTGGCGTACGGTGCCAACCGGCTGCTGCGACCGGCCCGGCCGGCCGATCCGGTCGGCAAACGCGCCAGCTACGAGTGCGGCCTCGACCCCGTCGGCGGCGACTGGGCGCAGGCCCAGATCCGCTACTACGTGTACGCCTTCCTCTACGTGCTGTTCGCGGTGGAGGCGGTGTTCCTGTTCCCGTGGGCGGTGATCTTCGACCGGCCCGGGTTCGGCCTGGTCACCGTCGCCGAGATGGGGATCTTCGTCGCGGTACTGGCGCTGGGCATCCTCTACGCCTGGCGCCGCAACGTGCTGCGCTGGACCTGA
- the folP gene encoding dihydropteroate synthase: MADPLRLGRRVFAASDLAVMAIVNRTPDSFFDRGATFAADAALRAVEQAVADGADIVDIGGVKAGPGTAVDVAEEIDRTVGTIAAVRAAFPDLVISIDTWRAEVAREAVAAGADLLNDTWAGADPQLAEVAAATGAGLLCSHTGGTTPRTRPHRAAFDDVVADVVATVTGLAERAVALGVRPDGILIDPAHDFGKNTRHSLEVTRRLDELVATGWPVLVALSNKDFIGETLDVPVDQRLTGTLAATAVSAWLGARVFRAHQVAQTRQVLDMVASVRGDRPPAVSRRALA; encoded by the coding sequence ATGGCGGACCCGCTACGGCTGGGTAGGCGGGTCTTCGCCGCCAGCGACCTGGCGGTGATGGCGATCGTGAACCGTACGCCCGATTCGTTCTTCGACCGGGGCGCGACGTTCGCAGCCGACGCCGCGCTGCGCGCGGTGGAACAGGCCGTCGCCGACGGCGCGGACATCGTCGACATCGGCGGGGTGAAGGCCGGACCGGGTACGGCGGTCGACGTCGCCGAGGAGATCGACCGTACGGTCGGCACCATCGCGGCGGTCCGGGCAGCCTTCCCCGACCTGGTGATCTCGATCGACACCTGGCGGGCCGAGGTCGCCCGGGAAGCGGTCGCCGCCGGCGCGGACCTGCTCAACGACACCTGGGCCGGCGCGGATCCGCAGCTCGCCGAGGTGGCCGCGGCGACCGGGGCCGGACTGCTCTGCTCTCACACCGGTGGGACGACCCCTCGGACCCGGCCGCACCGTGCGGCCTTCGACGACGTCGTGGCCGACGTGGTCGCCACGGTGACCGGACTGGCCGAGCGGGCGGTGGCGCTGGGGGTACGCCCGGACGGGATCCTGATCGATCCGGCGCACGACTTCGGCAAGAACACCCGGCACTCGCTGGAGGTGACCCGCCGCCTCGACGAACTGGTCGCCACCGGCTGGCCGGTCCTGGTCGCCCTGTCGAACAAGGATTTCATCGGCGAGACCCTCGACGTGCCGGTCGACCAGCGGCTGACCGGCACGCTGGCCGCGACGGCGGTCTCCGCCTGGCTGGGCGCCCGGGTGTTCCGCGCGCACCAGGTGGCCCAGACCCGGCAGGTCCTGGACATGGTCGCGTCGGTCCGCGGCGACCGGCCGCCGGCGGTGTCCCGCCGGGCGCTGGCCTGA
- a CDS encoding DivIVA domain-containing protein produces the protein MDQFLLVLVAALTVAAVVFGVTVLVTGNDPGLTPVEPDGRAVPLPGTRPLLEQDITRVRFDTAVRGYRMAQVDQALRRAAYDIGYKDELIEVLQAEVAALREGRTEDAEVLRRARDAALVAAAEPATADNDLATTPPEQGSGDAAPPEPGSVAVPAEQGSVAVPAEQGSVAVPAGPADGTGSTAVRPGDGAAR, from the coding sequence ATGGATCAGTTTCTCCTCGTCCTGGTCGCCGCGCTGACCGTCGCCGCGGTCGTTTTCGGAGTCACCGTCCTGGTCACCGGCAACGACCCCGGCCTGACACCGGTGGAGCCGGACGGGCGGGCGGTGCCGCTGCCCGGCACCCGGCCGCTGCTGGAGCAGGACATCACCCGGGTCCGGTTCGACACGGCGGTGCGGGGCTACCGGATGGCGCAGGTCGACCAGGCGCTGCGCCGGGCCGCGTACGACATCGGCTACAAGGACGAGCTGATCGAGGTGCTCCAGGCGGAGGTGGCGGCGTTGCGCGAGGGGCGCACCGAGGACGCCGAGGTGCTGCGCCGGGCCCGCGACGCGGCGCTGGTGGCGGCCGCCGAGCCGGCCACGGCCGACAACGACCTCGCGACGACCCCGCCTGAGCAGGGCAGCGGCGACGCCGCTCCGCCCGAGCCGGGCAGCGTCGCGGTGCCGGCGGAACAGGGCAGCGTCGCGGTGCCGGCGGAACAGGGCAGCGTCGCGGTGCCGGCCGGCCCGGCCGACGGCACCGGGTCGACCGCTGTGCGGCCCGGCGACGGTGCGGCCAGGTGA
- a CDS encoding SRPBCC family protein gives MSTSREAEAATPGSGEVTATVIVRAPAARVFAAFTAWERQSDWIPFTEVTVASGDGGEGSLIVAVTAVGPVSLRDEMRVVRVDPPYEVRVVHCGALLRGPGVLRCTQMDHDRTQVVWHEWFHLPGGVAGRLAWPLLWPGSKVSLTQALKKFGRLVEAGALP, from the coding sequence GTGAGCACGTCAAGAGAGGCCGAGGCCGCGACCCCCGGCTCCGGCGAGGTCACCGCGACCGTCATCGTCCGGGCCCCCGCCGCGCGGGTCTTCGCCGCCTTCACCGCCTGGGAACGCCAGTCCGACTGGATTCCGTTCACCGAGGTGACGGTGGCCTCCGGCGACGGCGGCGAGGGCAGCCTGATCGTGGCGGTCACCGCGGTCGGTCCGGTGTCGCTGCGCGACGAGATGCGGGTGGTCCGGGTGGATCCGCCGTACGAGGTCCGGGTGGTGCACTGTGGTGCGCTGCTGCGCGGCCCGGGGGTGCTGCGCTGCACGCAGATGGACCACGACCGGACCCAGGTCGTCTGGCACGAGTGGTTCCACCTGCCCGGCGGTGTCGCCGGCCGGCTGGCCTGGCCGCTGTTGTGGCCCGGATCGAAGGTGAGTCTCACCCAGGCGTTGAAGAAGTTCGGCCGGCTGGTCGAGGCCGGGGCGCTGCCGTGA
- a CDS encoding DNA-3-methyladenine glycosylase I, protein MGLSVDADGLARCAWGAGPQEYRRYHDQEWGRPVRGDDALFERLTLEAFQSGLSWLTILRKREAFRAAFDGFRIAKVAGYGTDDVTRLLADAGIVRNRAKIEAAVANARAALDLPTGLADLLWSYAPPPRAGRPASAADVPARTPESTALARELKRHGFRFVGPTTAYALMQATGMVDDHVDGCHVPPPVPVR, encoded by the coding sequence ATCGGGTTGAGCGTCGACGCGGACGGCCTGGCCCGCTGCGCGTGGGGCGCCGGCCCGCAGGAGTACCGCCGCTACCACGACCAGGAGTGGGGGCGCCCGGTACGCGGCGACGACGCGCTGTTCGAGCGGCTCACCCTGGAGGCCTTCCAGTCCGGGCTGTCCTGGCTGACGATCCTGCGCAAGCGGGAGGCGTTCCGCGCCGCGTTCGACGGCTTCCGGATCGCGAAGGTTGCCGGGTACGGCACCGACGACGTGACGCGGCTGCTCGCCGACGCCGGCATCGTCCGCAACCGGGCCAAGATCGAAGCGGCGGTGGCCAACGCTCGGGCCGCCCTGGACCTGCCGACCGGCCTGGCGGACCTGCTCTGGTCGTACGCGCCGCCGCCCCGCGCCGGCCGGCCGGCGTCGGCGGCCGACGTACCGGCCCGGACACCGGAGTCGACCGCGCTGGCCAGGGAACTGAAGCGGCACGGTTTCCGGTTCGTCGGCCCGACCACCGCGTACGCCCTCATGCAGGCGACCGGGATGGTCGACGACCACGTCGACGGCTGCCACGTGCCACCACCGGTACCGGTGCGGTGA